The stretch of DNA TAACTAGCTTAACcctgcaacattctgtatgtacttTTAAGTCAGGcacctgtaattcagttgttgtcgtttgttgctgtgtatcatatttgcttttatctattattttataCATTCACCAGGCTGTATgcgttgttttacatttgtcatctgactatgcggaatgagttttactcattgttgaatgccttGCGATGACTTATAGTTATCATCCGCCTCCTTAAATAATCTATGTTGCTGCAAATCTTCCGTGTTTAGTAATGATCAAGTTGGCGTGTTTCATCTTACTGTTCGCTAGCCTGAGTATAAGATAACGCTTGCTTTCTTTTTTATGTTGACCTTCTTGCATTGTACCACGGAAAAATTAGTAATGTATTcgtgtaaaatatattaattaaattgtttatttgacAAGTGTGGACATAATTCAGTGTGGGTAGAATGTTTGAATGTTTGATATTGTTTTCTGACATAAAGAGGCATATGTTTTTCTCACATAGTGTCCTATGTTGAACTGTTGTGCACAGTGACATCAAACCTGTACTAAATACTAAAACAGCAGTgtcttttatttgatatttagttttaatgttcaaGATTGTCTTGGAGAAAACACTAATTCAAATCAGTGCGAACcgttcatagattttatttaggATATTAAATCCACATTTTTGCCAATTTACTTTGAGTGCTTCGTGTAAAAAATATGCACGTTTCTGTAATTAAATGTGCATGTCGTTCCATTGTGGGTTTTCCTTTCAATATCTTAACTTtgaaaaagctttttttttaatacatttatcattttttttaaatgatccgTTAATGGAACACAGCTAGCTGAGTGAGCCACAACCCTAGAGAGATTTCATTAAAGAAGCAGAAGATCGCAATAGGTTTTATTTATTATAgttataatatttagaaaaaatacaaatatcataactataataaattaaatgattattaTGTTTTACAGAACTGGAAAGAAACCTATTGTGACTGACATCTAAGATCTTTCCATCATTAATTGAAACATGTTTCGAATATAAATACGCTGATGGATATCTTAGTCGATTCTGAAATTGAGGGGTGTAAAGTGTGCGAATCGTCTGCATCGACGTATTGATCAAAGGAAATTTTCGAATATGATTCCAGAACTGGAGATAAAAAGCCTATTGTGACTGATATTTAAAACCTTTCCATGATTATTTAAAGCATGTTTTTAATATAGTTTTCAATATAAATACCCTGATGGAGAGCTTAGTAGATTTTCAAAATGAAGGTTGTAATGTGTACGAATCGTCTGCAACAGTAATGAAAAACTTCGAAAATTTGACCTACATGGTCAAACGAATATTTCTTTTCTCTTTAGTGTTGATTATTATAGATGATGATAAAAATTACTTCAAAATGTCATCTCCTCACCCCTGATTCTTTGTCATCAAATGCAAACAGTTTGACATGATTAATTATCAAACACAGATATAGATAGGTTTCGATATGACATAATTTTAGTTCTAGTTGTTTCTGTTGGCCGACACTTAATGAtgcctttatatttttataatgtatCAGGGATTCATGGTATTGCAGATACATGTACGGCTTCATGTACAAGTTGTTTCTGGGCTTTTAGAGAAGTACTCtcttatttttactttaaaataaagtTATTAAAAGATATACAGTTGAGAGACTCACTGATTGAATTAACAGTAGACGTATATTTCTTCTTGATTGTAGGCAGCCACAATAATTGGATTGATGACACGACACATGCCATCTTCAATTTTTACCAGTGTTGCATCAAAAGGACATGGTGTGGGTGTATTCACGGACCCAGAAAAAATAACGGTGTTTCCTGAATTTAATTACCTTAAGTCTCCTTCTGGATGTAGTAAGTTTGTTGTCAACATGGATATATTATTTATTGATGATTTTCTGTTACATATTGTTGAAATAACGTGGGAGCCAAAATTGAAAGCATGTCCAATATATGTTACATTATTCATTCAACTGGAGATTTATAATACATGTAGCgtgtcaatgaaacaataatgaaagcattatcatgtttatattgacagtaatttatttaattcaaatgcCGAAATATTAATTAGAACAATAACTTATGAAATAGGCCTTATATCATTTCGGCTTTCTAAAATTCGAATTACATCAACTTTGAACAAAAGAGGGGCGACAGATATCAGAAGGACATTAAAACTCTtagatcaaaaacaaactgacaacgtcatggctaaaaaggaaacagaaaaaacagacaaaaagtaACTTTCTTACTTTACTTTCGATCCTGTACAGGGGAAACTGACATTAACTGTTTAAGGAAAACAGAAAGCAGATATGAGGATCTATTTGCCGAGCCTGCgacatttatatgtttatatcgTCTTGTATTTGATTAACTTAagtgacatatatttattttcatatggaACCTTTTCACACTCTTTGTATTGTATTGGTCACTGCGTCTGATAACTCGAGCTCCTTAAAGTGAGACTTTCATTTTTTCTATTCTTAAATCAATTTGCTGCCCTTTTCATTATTTGTAGTTTTGGATATACATTGTTCTAGCCATTTGCAGAGCTGAGAAAATCCAgtgtttaaacaaaaatgatttcTGTTTAAAGAAGTTTATCCTTTTTAACTGCTATATTGCAtttaaaatgaccaaaaacaaACTTCGTTTTCATATTGAAGGTGGCTCATGTTCTGGTTCTGTATGTTCAAAGTCATGTTACAGTGACGGAAGAAAGTACGAAGATATGCACGGTCTTACAAACAGTATATCGGGGATTGTTGACGATAATATTTTGTGCAATTCACACGACCCACATCATGGTCTAGAAAATATTTTGGTGCACGAATTTGCACATCAAGTTTATAACTACATGCCATCAAGTGATAGACACCAGGTAAGACTATGGATTATATGTTtcagtatattatatatatcctATTTAAAAAAGAGACAATGCATTAGTAATGCATGGTTGGCAACATACTACTAGATTGGTTGAGACTAGTTTCCCTGCAAAACAATTGAATTCTCTTACGAAGTAATCAGTTAACACTGGCGTCTGGGCAAAAACTCATAGCTCCATGAATGCTTATTAAGTACAGCTAGTAACGAAACTTTAAGATATAATTGAAAGCAATGCTCCCGCATTCTAAACCATTATTGAAAAAAAGTCTTCCATTAGTTAGGCATTACAAGCTTAGTGAAATAAGATATGGATCGTTAGAGCCTCATTATGGTGATCTTTAGAAGGCAACTTTTCCAGaacacatagatataggacgatgtggtatgagtgcctatgagacaactctccatccaagtattACTCAATtcatttcacttgactgggcggggttaAACCGGTTCgttcataataaaccagtccatctatagataggtgttatAGGATAAATTCATCAATGAAGTGTctagtcattcttttgtaaattcctttgatgacactgataggtgaatataaatcaataattattataacggcaatcatccttatcatacacatcttcaaatagactgtcctaatGCAAATcaaaacataagctccgcccgatcagttgaaataacattggtaataacaATCTATTAAGGTAAACCATTCTAGTCAaggtacatacatgtacttacattTTTCTTGAACAATCTTCAGAAGGTACATTTTAATACAAAATGACGCACGGAAAAATATTACAAAACCAAAAATGTCGAAAAACTTGATGGGTGAGAAACAGAGGTTCTAACAAAAAAACCAGCGAGTTCGGCCAGGTGgaagtaaaacaaaaaagaaagttttAGGAATAACCTCCATCTTATTTGCTCATAACCAATGTTTTAGAAGAAGAAATACGTTATGATTTAAGGTTTATACTACTAATATTTCTGTAGGTGACTTATATCTATAATCAAGACAAGCAACATCATACATGGCATGACCATACTTATGCTACCTCAAATGCAAGAGAGTTTTGGGCAGAAGCTTCTGCAAGTTTCTTCCGTGTAGTCATACGACCAAGGACGACTAGTGCAACTGGTGGATTGAATATGTAAATTCTTACTTTGATTTTCATATATAATCTTATCTATATTTGCACATATGACTCAACATTATCTTTAAAGAACTTTtcacatttatttgataaaacgAATTTTACACTGTAACGCTGAATAGATTATTATCCTATACGCTCCTGACTTGCATTATCTTTAAAGTACTTTCCacatttatatttgataaaacgAATTTTATACTGTGACTCTGAATGGATTATTATCCCATACGTTCCTGACTTATATTATCTTTAAAGAACTTTCCACATTTATGTTTGATAAAACGAATTTTATACTGTGCCgctttatgtattattatcatatTCGTTCCTGACTTGTGTTTACCAACTTCTTTTAATTGGTACCGTTATTgctttaatttgaaaacaaatggaTGTAGATAGGGAATATGAAAATACTTTTAACATAAAGTGCTAACCAGGATAACTTATGATTGTGACCTGTTCAGCTAATATTATGGCTGTACTTATTACGTTTACTTTCAAGATAATCACAATAATTGTTAAGTTGCACACCCTAATTCCTGGTGTGGCTTTTTGTAAAAGTCTTTGCTTTTTGGGAAAATTGTATCTTGATAAAACAGCTAATAGCTGTAATGTTAAGCTCATGAcaaggtaaaaatcaaataatgaaataactgaattatgttttttgacataatataatTCAAAGGTTATTTCTAATATGATGTACAATTGTCTTTAAAAAAGCTGTTTCTGTTTTAGCTGTGACCTTACCCATGTATGCAGGACCGAGCAGGAAAATAGGGAATGGATTAAAAAGCATGACCCATCTTTATACAACTTATTAGCAAAGGTTTACACAAATAACAGACCTTCAGTTCTCAGTGGATTAAAAGTGtgtcaataaaaattaaaagataacaGTTTTCTTACTCATAGAACCTAAAAGCCTATATAACTTATACCTTCAAAAGTGTATACATGCATGCACAACAGCATTACCAAAGGTTTGGTGTAATGATATTTCGATTATAacttcatttttattattatataaatgtgTTTTACTTAAAAAATTATCGCTATCTCttttaatctgaaaaaaaatatatagttaccATTACGTCTCAATGACGCTGTTTGACATATATAGACATATGATCAGGTtaagaaaaacattaaaaaagtatTAACCTCCCAAGGACTATTCATTCTTCTTTCAAGGTTTCATACTAAACGGGAGGTTACAATTTAGtgcatatagatataggaagatgtggtatgtatgttttcaaatttatttgtaGAAACCAGAATAAACGTTTGAAAATCCAGGGAACGCCTCTACAAAG from Mytilus galloprovincialis chromosome 2, xbMytGall1.hap1.1, whole genome shotgun sequence encodes:
- the LOC143064086 gene encoding uncharacterized protein LOC143064086, whose product is MLTSTWFLVTLLFLGTYGILPPITDEELREISDGRVELKPYVPPKSLLLHGSRAGFKHLYVDSSGRAHSSHISSPSITIAATQAVGSLAFHKAATIIGLMTRHMPSSIFTSVASKGHGVGVFTDPEKITVFPEFNYLKSPSGCSGSCSGSVCSKSCYSDGRKYEDMHGLTNSISGIVDDNILCNSHDPHHGLENILVHEFAHQVYNYMPSSDRHQVTYIYNQDKQHHTWHDHTYATSNAREFWAEASASFFRVVIRPRTTSATGGLNICDLTHVCRTEQENREWIKKHDPSLYNLLAKVYTNNRPSVLSGLKVCQ